One genomic segment of Abditibacteriota bacterium includes these proteins:
- a CDS encoding alanine:cation symporter family protein: MATITRILEQADNVMYYPILIIVMSLAGLYFTVLTRGVQIRLFPESVRLLLEPPTDKAHVSSLQAMLVSTASRVGTGNIVGVSTAICLGGPGACFWMWLMCVIGGASAFIESTLAQIYKRKSADGGCYGGPAYYIEKALHAPLLAGVFALFLIITYAGGFNLLCSYNLQSTFAGYGFYSPGSTPYIVGGALAAITGYCLLGGGKRIVKITSSIVPVMGVLYVFMSLAVILANLGNVPAMFGMIFRDAFDFRAIFGGVAGSCLIYGIKRGLYSNEAGVGSAPNASASAKVSHPAKQGLVQVLSVYIDTLLLCTATALMCLSSGVERSADAAGAVYVQNAIFTLFGQTGPVFITLAMVLFAFTTLIGNLYYVDNAVIYLNRKKKPSKGFMALFHALCVLIVFTGAIVPMDVAWALADITMGGMTLINLPACMLLGKAAVGALKDYERQKKEGADPVFKAADTGLAGEELDFWK, from the coding sequence ATGGCAACGATAACCCGGATACTCGAACAGGCAGACAACGTAATGTATTATCCCATACTGATAATAGTTATGTCGCTGGCCGGCTTGTATTTTACCGTACTGACAAGGGGGGTTCAGATACGCCTGTTCCCCGAATCTGTCCGCCTGCTGCTGGAGCCCCCTACTGACAAGGCGCATGTGTCTTCATTGCAGGCTATGCTCGTGTCCACCGCTTCCCGCGTGGGGACGGGAAACATAGTCGGCGTATCTACGGCTATATGTCTGGGCGGTCCCGGCGCCTGCTTCTGGATGTGGCTGATGTGCGTCATAGGCGGCGCTTCGGCGTTTATCGAAAGCACGCTGGCTCAGATCTACAAGAGAAAAAGCGCCGACGGCGGATGCTACGGAGGCCCCGCATACTATATCGAAAAAGCCCTTCACGCTCCGCTGCTTGCAGGCGTCTTCGCGCTGTTCCTCATCATAACCTATGCAGGCGGCTTCAACCTGCTCTGCTCTTATAACCTGCAGTCCACTTTTGCGGGGTACGGCTTTTACAGCCCCGGGTCAACGCCTTATATCGTGGGCGGCGCCCTGGCCGCCATCACCGGCTACTGCCTGCTGGGCGGCGGAAAACGCATCGTGAAGATCACGAGCAGCATCGTTCCCGTCATGGGCGTTCTGTACGTGTTTATGTCGCTGGCAGTGATACTTGCAAACCTCGGGAACGTGCCCGCCATGTTCGGCATGATTTTCAGGGACGCCTTTGATTTCAGGGCGATCTTCGGCGGCGTAGCAGGCTCCTGCCTTATCTACGGCATCAAGAGGGGACTCTATTCCAACGAAGCGGGAGTAGGCTCCGCGCCAAACGCATCCGCATCCGCCAAAGTGTCCCACCCGGCAAAGCAGGGGCTTGTCCAGGTGCTTTCCGTCTATATCGATACGCTGCTTCTGTGTACGGCAACGGCTCTGATGTGTCTGTCCAGCGGCGTCGAACGCAGCGCGGACGCCGCCGGCGCCGTCTACGTCCAGAATGCCATTTTCACCTTGTTCGGCCAGACAGGCCCCGTGTTCATCACCCTGGCCATGGTACTGTTTGCCTTTACCACTCTGATCGGCAACCTGTATTACGTGGACAATGCCGTGATATACCTCAACCGCAAAAAGAAGCCCTCCAAAGGGTTTATGGCCCTTTTTCATGCGTTATGCGTTCTGATAGTGTTCACGGGAGCCATAGTGCCTATGGACGTTGCCTGGGCCCTGGCAGACATCACCATGGGCGGAATGACTCTCATCAACCTGCCCGCCTGTATGCTGCTGGGCAAGGCGGCCGTCGGCGCGCTGAAGGATTATGAAAGGCAGAAGAAAGAGGGAGCCGACCCCGTGTTCAAAGCCGCAGATACAGGGCTCGCCGGAGAAGAGCTGGATTTCTGGAAATAA
- a CDS encoding nucleoside hydrolase — translation MKLGYLLLAVFVCMALPACCAPDPGAAAKTAEGDKIPVIFDTDICDDIDDLFALLCCVRHPRLELKAVTVVHADVMSKARYVRKVLDIAGARDVPIGVGKPISRARLLKNQYHPHTDAGTGYDRFAADMPLGTYPGALEVMRQVLDASEEPVAVICAGAMTNSAELAVEYPALAHKVRGFFVMGGEVVYMRPEHNVMCDPEASEVVFNCGLPVFVAPYTPAEKLLLRRERLRAVFADMTDPVHRVIRESVELWWGQDPLLYDIAPVFYLTDPELFDTRPCALHTELEGRLTRGFTVPDYNASVKNCLVADDLKADLLLDKCLDLLKRAKN, via the coding sequence ATGAAGCTCGGATACCTGCTGCTGGCGGTTTTTGTGTGCATGGCCCTTCCGGCCTGCTGCGCTCCGGACCCGGGCGCCGCGGCCAAAACCGCCGAAGGAGACAAGATACCCGTCATTTTTGACACGGATATCTGCGACGATATAGACGACCTGTTTGCCCTGCTGTGCTGCGTCCGTCACCCCCGGCTGGAGCTGAAGGCGGTCACGGTGGTCCACGCGGACGTGATGAGCAAGGCCCGCTACGTCCGCAAGGTGCTGGATATAGCGGGGGCCCGGGACGTGCCCATAGGGGTGGGGAAGCCCATCAGCCGGGCCCGGCTCCTCAAAAATCAGTATCATCCCCACACGGACGCGGGCACGGGCTACGACAGATTTGCCGCCGATATGCCCCTGGGGACTTATCCCGGCGCTCTGGAGGTGATGAGGCAGGTCCTGGACGCTTCGGAGGAGCCGGTGGCCGTCATCTGCGCCGGGGCCATGACCAACTCCGCGGAGCTGGCGGTGGAGTATCCCGCCCTTGCCCACAAGGTCCGAGGCTTTTTCGTCATGGGAGGCGAGGTGGTCTATATGCGTCCCGAGCACAACGTCATGTGCGACCCGGAGGCGTCGGAGGTGGTGTTCAACTGCGGCCTGCCCGTATTTGTCGCCCCCTATACCCCCGCGGAAAAGCTGCTCCTGAGGCGGGAAAGGCTCAGGGCTGTCTTTGCCGATATGACAGATCCGGTCCACAGGGTCATCAGGGAGAGCGTGGAGCTGTGGTGGGGGCAGGACCCTCTTCTGTATGACATAGCCCCCGTGTTCTATCTCACGGACCCGGAGCTCTTCGACACCCGCCCCTGCGCCCTTCACACGGAGCTGGAGGGCCGCCTGACCCGGGGCTTTACGGTGCCGGACTACAACGCGTCCGTGAAGAACTGCCTGGTGGCCGACGACCTGAAGGCAGACCTTTTGCTGGACAAATGCCTGGATTTGCTCAAACGGGCCAAAAACTGA
- a CDS encoding nucleoside hydrolase: MSRIPVIFDTDICDDIDDLFALLCCVFHPNIDLKAVTVVHADVMSKARYVRKVLDMVGAREVPVGVGKPISLARLLKNQYHPHIAPDTGYDRFAADMPIGNYPGALEVMRQVLDASEEPVAVICEGAMTNAAELAVEYPALAHRVRGFFVMGGEVEYMHPEHNIMCDPEASEVVFNCGAPVFAAPFTPTKKLRLTEERLRAAFDDMTNPVHRVIRESADLWWGRDPVLYDIAPVFYLTDPELFETRECSLHTELEGRFTRGYTVADYKAPVKNCAVALDLQEEELLDKCVGLLKQAKGK; the protein is encoded by the coding sequence ATGTCCCGAATACCCGTCATTTTTGACACAGATATCTGCGACGATATCGACGATCTGTTTGCCCTGCTGTGCTGCGTGTTCCATCCCAATATCGACCTGAAGGCGGTCACGGTGGTCCACGCGGACGTGATGAGCAAGGCCCGCTACGTCCGCAAGGTGCTGGACATGGTGGGCGCCCGGGAGGTGCCCGTAGGGGTGGGGAAGCCCATCAGCCTGGCCCGGCTCCTCAAAAATCAGTATCATCCCCACATAGCGCCGGACACGGGCTATGACAGATTTGCCGCCGATATGCCCATAGGAAATTACCCCGGGGCTCTCGAAGTGATGAGGCAGGTCCTGGACGCTTCGGAGGAGCCGGTGGCCGTCATATGCGAGGGGGCCATGACCAACGCGGCGGAGCTGGCGGTGGAGTATCCCGCTCTGGCCCACAGGGTCCGGGGCTTTTTCGTCATGGGAGGCGAGGTGGAATATATGCATCCCGAGCACAACATCATGTGCGACCCGGAGGCGTCGGAGGTGGTGTTCAACTGCGGCGCGCCCGTGTTTGCCGCTCCCTTTACTCCCACCAAAAAGCTGCGGCTCACGGAAGAAAGGCTCAGGGCCGCCTTTGACGATATGACAAACCCGGTCCACAGGGTCATCAGGGAGAGCGCCGATCTGTGGTGGGGCAGGGACCCGGTGCTGTATGACATCGCTCCCGTGTTTTATCTCACGGATCCGGAGCTCTTTGAGACCCGGGAGTGCTCTCTGCACACGGAGCTGGAGGGCCGCTTTACCCGGGGCTACACCGTGGCGGACTACAAGGCTCCCGTAAAGAATTGCGCAGTGGCGCTGGACCTGCAGGAAGAGGAGCTGCTGGACAAGTGCGTCGGGCTGCTGAAGCAGGCCAAGGGCAAATAG
- a CDS encoding methyltransferase, translating to MAATSRELVYQTLNFEDPARIPLELWYLPIAQIKYPGKVEALYAEYNNFDTTGVAPYCSEPDYAQGDPYAVGTFRDSWGCIFENIQAGVIGEVKDPIVRDWREDRARVHFPTEWLTIDTDSINRDCAKTDKFVKAGCCPRPFEQLQFIRGTVPLYMDLIDENPDMKAFLADMADFYCRCMELWARTDVDCLQFMDDWGSQKSLLISPDLWRAYFKPIYKSFIDIAHGAGKKIFMHSDGYILEIYPDLTELGLDMLNSQIFCMGLENLEPFAGRITFCGEIDRQHLLRTGTTEDIDKAVREVYRRLYRKGGVIGQCEFGDSKPENVFQVYKSWSEVKKGE from the coding sequence ATGGCGGCAACATCGAGAGAGCTGGTGTATCAGACACTGAATTTTGAAGACCCTGCCCGGATACCCCTGGAGCTGTGGTATCTGCCCATAGCCCAGATAAAGTACCCCGGCAAGGTGGAAGCCCTTTACGCGGAATACAACAATTTTGACACCACCGGCGTGGCTCCCTATTGCTCGGAGCCGGACTACGCTCAGGGAGACCCCTACGCCGTGGGGACCTTTCGGGACAGCTGGGGCTGTATCTTCGAAAACATACAGGCGGGAGTCATAGGGGAGGTGAAGGACCCCATAGTCAGGGACTGGCGAGAGGACAGGGCCAGGGTGCACTTTCCCACGGAGTGGCTCACCATCGACACAGACTCCATCAACCGGGACTGCGCCAAGACGGACAAGTTCGTGAAGGCGGGCTGCTGCCCCCGTCCCTTTGAGCAGCTGCAGTTCATCAGGGGCACCGTGCCCCTCTATATGGACCTCATAGACGAAAACCCGGACATGAAGGCCTTTCTCGCCGACATGGCGGACTTTTACTGCCGGTGCATGGAGCTGTGGGCCCGGACCGACGTGGACTGCCTGCAGTTTATGGACGACTGGGGCTCCCAGAAAAGCCTCCTCATCTCCCCGGACCTGTGGCGGGCCTATTTCAAGCCCATCTACAAGAGCTTTATAGACATAGCCCACGGCGCCGGAAAAAAGATATTCATGCACTCGGACGGCTATATACTGGAGATATACCCCGACCTGACGGAGCTGGGGCTGGATATGCTCAACAGCCAGATCTTCTGCATGGGTCTGGAAAATCTGGAGCCCTTTGCGGGGCGGATCACCTTCTGCGGCGAGATAGACCGGCAGCACCTGCTGAGGACCGGCACCACGGAAGATATAGACAAGGCAGTCCGGGAGGTTTACCGCCGGCTGTACAGGAAGGGCGGCGTCATAGGACAATGCGAGTTCGGCGACAGCAAGCCCGAGAACGTGTTTCAGGTTTACAAAAGCTGGAGCGAAGTGAAAAAAGGAGAGTAA
- the holA gene encoding DNA polymerase III subunit delta — protein sequence MAKKEKSRIYLFQGRDDYSKTKAVEELLREVTDPDFELFDRDEMTGDSATASRIITGAGILPLGSPKRTVLVRYAHKMPAAEQAELARNLYMVPESGCIILWIPAPDMKDGKPAPGFELSAGLSKAIEKEKGIRKFEPVTRKKDIQEQVEPFVRERFREQGKEIGREALELLIRRVGTDYTLLASETDKLCAYALDQKTVTPDDVRQCTSETPEERVFEFLDALLGREGKKAVAMAEGLFIEGNEPQATALKLLSLLSGQLRLLWQARILTEQHPDGGRKPVSKEDLGDLAEYFPPGSLVTRASWQQTKLLNMARKTTFAALRRWIGIVADTDLALKGAEDTDEEPEAIIKTMVLRMVI from the coding sequence ATGGCGAAAAAGGAAAAGAGCAGGATATATCTGTTTCAGGGCAGAGACGACTACAGCAAGACAAAGGCTGTGGAAGAGCTGCTCCGTGAGGTGACCGACCCCGACTTTGAGCTCTTTGACAGAGACGAGATGACGGGAGACTCGGCCACTGCCAGCAGGATCATCACCGGCGCCGGCATACTGCCTCTGGGCTCTCCCAAAAGGACCGTGCTGGTCAGGTATGCCCACAAGATGCCCGCCGCCGAGCAGGCGGAGCTGGCCCGCAACCTGTATATGGTGCCGGAGTCCGGCTGCATCATCCTCTGGATACCGGCCCCTGACATGAAGGACGGCAAGCCTGCCCCGGGCTTTGAACTGTCTGCCGGCCTGTCCAAGGCCATCGAGAAGGAAAAGGGGATCCGCAAATTTGAGCCGGTGACCAGAAAAAAGGACATACAGGAGCAGGTGGAGCCCTTTGTCAGAGAACGGTTTCGGGAGCAGGGCAAGGAGATAGGCCGGGAGGCCCTGGAGCTGCTCATACGCCGGGTGGGCACCGACTACACCCTGCTGGCCTCCGAGACAGACAAGCTGTGCGCCTACGCTCTGGACCAAAAGACGGTCACTCCCGACGACGTCCGGCAGTGTACCAGCGAGACTCCCGAGGAGAGGGTGTTCGAATTTCTGGACGCCTTGCTGGGCAGGGAGGGCAAAAAGGCCGTGGCTATGGCCGAGGGCCTGTTTATAGAAGGCAACGAACCCCAGGCCACTGCCCTCAAGCTCCTGTCCCTTCTGTCCGGTCAGCTGCGGCTGCTGTGGCAGGCCCGCATACTGACGGAGCAGCATCCCGACGGGGGCAGGAAGCCCGTCTCAAAGGAGGACCTGGGAGACCTGGCGGAATATTTCCCTCCGGGCTCTCTGGTGACCCGGGCGTCCTGGCAGCAGACCAAGCTGCTGAATATGGCAAGAAAGACCACCTTTGCCGCCCTGCGGCGGTGGATAGGCATAGTGGCGGACACGGATCTGGCCCTGAAGGGGGCCGAGGATACGGACGAAGAACCCGAGGCCATCATCAAAACCATGGTCCTCAGGATGGTCATATAG
- a CDS encoding arginine--tRNA ligase, whose product MLQDKITAGIREFFGDPGLAVSYNVPPSKEMGDFSTAVCMPFAKTLRKAPFLIAEELAEHLTRCSLPYIASVEVTKPGYVNFRVDHPLYARDLIGQILEEGDRFGDREPTGRNILVEHTNVNPNKAMHIGHLRNAIIGDSVVRILRRMGHRVQACNYIDDTGVQVADVVVAMLYLDEPVYDGSNIDAIWKKAEGSQSFDYWCWDVYSRISAAYESDPELKEKRVEVLHMVESQDNPIAAFAKEVAARIVRCHLATVGRLNVRYDLLNWESDIFLRGFWKTAFDKLRDTGAVVYETEGPNRGCWVVRYGSGIVETEEGVKSEDKILVRSNGIVTYTGKDIAYQMWKFGVLGKDFLYGEWGLQPDGTALATTAPDGAPCDKWGRADEVINVIDCRQSYTQQIVYECLDKLGFKKEAANSVHLGYEVVVLSNSAAEALGMETDKDAQVQAMSGRKGLGVKGDDLIDIIRDKIGEKVKDPVSLDILACAAVRYFMSRTTNGKMLVFDFEEALKTTGDSGIYCEYAHARAASVLNKAGAIDLQRASTDRVTDTEKALLAKLAEYPRVLEKAAEELSPAPLARYAFDLAGVFTGFYENPDPEAEKRVAFINIEDEGLRSFRLALVAAFKQVMKNTLSAIGIEAIDRI is encoded by the coding sequence ATGCTTCAAGACAAAATCACCGCAGGTATCAGGGAGTTTTTCGGCGATCCCGGGCTGGCCGTGAGCTACAACGTGCCCCCCAGCAAGGAAATGGGAGATTTTTCCACCGCCGTGTGCATGCCCTTTGCCAAGACTCTCCGCAAGGCGCCTTTTCTGATAGCAGAGGAATTGGCGGAGCATCTCACCCGCTGCTCTCTGCCCTATATCGCCTCCGTGGAGGTCACCAAGCCCGGCTACGTGAACTTCAGGGTGGATCATCCCCTGTATGCCCGGGACCTCATAGGGCAGATACTGGAGGAGGGGGACCGGTTCGGCGACCGGGAGCCCACCGGCAGGAACATATTGGTGGAGCACACCAACGTGAACCCCAACAAGGCCATGCATATAGGCCACCTGCGCAACGCCATCATAGGCGACAGCGTGGTGCGCATACTGCGCAGGATGGGCCACCGGGTCCAGGCCTGCAACTATATAGACGACACGGGAGTGCAGGTGGCGGACGTGGTGGTGGCCATGCTCTATCTGGACGAGCCGGTCTATGACGGCTCCAACATAGACGCCATTTGGAAAAAGGCGGAGGGCTCCCAGAGCTTTGACTACTGGTGCTGGGACGTCTATTCCCGCATTTCCGCCGCCTACGAAAGCGATCCCGAGCTGAAGGAAAAGAGGGTGGAGGTGCTCCATATGGTGGAGAGCCAGGACAACCCCATAGCCGCCTTTGCCAAGGAGGTGGCTGCCCGGATAGTCCGGTGTCATCTGGCTACCGTGGGACGCCTCAACGTCCGGTACGACCTGCTGAACTGGGAGTCGGACATATTCCTGCGGGGCTTCTGGAAGACTGCCTTTGACAAGCTCCGGGACACCGGCGCCGTGGTGTATGAGACCGAGGGCCCCAACCGGGGCTGCTGGGTGGTCAGATACGGCTCCGGCATAGTGGAGACCGAGGAGGGGGTCAAGAGCGAGGACAAGATACTGGTGCGCTCCAACGGCATAGTCACCTACACAGGCAAGGATATAGCATATCAGATGTGGAAGTTCGGCGTGCTGGGCAAGGACTTTCTCTACGGAGAATGGGGCCTGCAGCCCGACGGCACCGCGCTGGCCACCACCGCCCCCGACGGGGCTCCCTGCGACAAGTGGGGCCGGGCGGACGAAGTCATCAACGTCATAGACTGCCGCCAGAGCTACACCCAGCAGATAGTGTATGAATGTCTGGACAAGCTGGGCTTCAAAAAAGAAGCGGCCAACTCGGTGCATCTGGGCTATGAGGTGGTGGTGCTGTCCAACTCCGCCGCCGAGGCTCTGGGCATGGAGACCGACAAGGACGCCCAGGTCCAGGCCATGAGCGGCAGAAAGGGTCTGGGAGTCAAGGGAGACGACCTCATAGACATCATCAGAGACAAGATAGGCGAAAAGGTCAAGGACCCGGTGAGCCTGGACATACTGGCCTGCGCGGCGGTCCGCTACTTCATGAGCCGGACCACCAACGGCAAGATGCTGGTCTTTGATTTTGAGGAAGCCCTGAAGACCACGGGAGACTCGGGCATCTATTGCGAATACGCTCACGCCAGAGCGGCCTCCGTGCTGAACAAGGCCGGGGCCATAGACCTGCAGCGGGCAAGCACGGACCGGGTCACGGACACCGAAAAGGCCCTGCTGGCCAAGCTGGCCGAGTATCCCCGGGTGCTGGAAAAGGCGGCGGAGGAGCTGTCCCCGGCGCCCCTGGCCCGGTATGCTTTTGACCTGGCCGGCGTCTTTACGGGCTTTTATGAGAATCCGGATCCGGAAGCGGAAAAGAGAGTGGCTTTTATCAACATAGAGGACGAGGGTCTGCGCAGCTTCAGGCTGGCGCTGGTGGCCGCATTCAAGCAGGTCATGAAAAACACCCTGAGCGCCATAGGCATCGAAGCCATCGACAGGATCTGA
- a CDS encoding non-canonical purine NTP pyrophosphatase: MKLLLSTHNPGKVREMKELLSGTDTAVTALDELDKLYEIEETGATFEENAVLKAEGYGSRYGLLCLADDSGLEVDALGGRPGVYSSRYADTDRERCRKLLEELGDASLRTARFVCCACLYAPEPSVIEGLRDCPAAEGAVFYPDDPHIVTVRATLEGEIAREERGDGGFGFDPVMYLPSLRRHLAELSPAEKNAISHRGKAVRRMLELITYIKR; encoded by the coding sequence ATGAAGCTGCTTTTGTCCACACACAACCCCGGCAAGGTGCGGGAGATGAAGGAGCTGCTCTCCGGCACGGACACGGCCGTCACGGCTCTGGACGAGCTGGACAAGCTCTATGAGATAGAGGAGACCGGAGCCACCTTTGAGGAAAACGCAGTGCTGAAGGCCGAGGGCTACGGCTCCCGATACGGCCTCCTCTGCCTGGCAGACGATTCGGGTCTGGAGGTGGACGCGCTGGGAGGCAGACCGGGAGTCTATTCCTCCCGCTACGCCGACACGGACCGGGAAAGGTGCCGCAAGCTGCTGGAGGAGCTGGGGGACGCTTCCCTCAGGACAGCCCGTTTTGTCTGCTGCGCCTGTCTCTATGCTCCGGAGCCCTCGGTGATAGAGGGGCTCAGGGATTGCCCCGCCGCAGAGGGCGCCGTGTTTTACCCCGATGACCCTCACATAGTCACGGTCCGCGCCACTCTGGAGGGGGAGATAGCCCGGGAGGAAAGGGGCGACGGAGGCTTTGGCTTTGACCCCGTCATGTATCTGCCCTCCCTCAGGCGCCATCTGGCGGAGCTGTCCCCGGCGGAAAAGAACGCCATTTCCCACAGAGGCAAGGCCGTGCGCCGGATGTTAGAGCTGATCACATATATCAAGAGGTAG
- the rph gene encoding ribonuclease PH has product MVRFDKRASDELRPIVLHRDFMPNAEGSVLIEVGKTRVICTASVEDKVPPFLKGTGSGWITAEYAMLPCSCETRKQRDSVKGKIDGRSMEIQRLIGRSIRSVADLDALGERTVWLDCDVIQADGGTRTASVTGSFLAFADACEYMLKEKLIRRLPFTERVAAVSCGIVGGEELLDLAYVEDSNAQVDMNVVMTSAGKLIEVQSTAEGYPFPRKRFDSLLDLAAEGIGRIFEITKEAGW; this is encoded by the coding sequence ATGGTGCGTTTTGACAAGAGGGCCTCGGACGAGCTGCGGCCCATAGTCCTCCACAGGGACTTCATGCCCAACGCCGAAGGCAGCGTCCTCATAGAGGTGGGCAAGACCAGAGTCATCTGCACCGCCTCCGTGGAGGACAAGGTGCCCCCCTTCCTGAAGGGCACCGGCAGCGGCTGGATCACCGCCGAATACGCCATGCTGCCCTGCAGCTGCGAGACCAGAAAGCAGAGAGACTCCGTCAAGGGCAAGATAGACGGCCGCTCCATGGAGATACAGAGGCTCATAGGCCGCTCCATCCGCAGCGTGGCGGACCTGGACGCTCTGGGCGAAAGGACCGTCTGGCTGGACTGCGACGTGATACAGGCCGACGGCGGCACCAGGACCGCTTCGGTCACAGGCAGCTTTCTGGCCTTTGCCGATGCCTGCGAATATATGCTGAAGGAAAAGCTGATCCGCCGTCTGCCCTTTACGGAGCGGGTGGCCGCGGTCAGCTGCGGCATAGTGGGAGGCGAGGAGCTGCTGGACCTGGCCTACGTGGAGGACAGCAACGCTCAGGTGGATATGAACGTGGTGATGACCTCCGCCGGCAAGCTCATAGAGGTCCAGAGCACCGCAGAGGGCTATCCCTTCCCCCGGAAGAGGTTTGACTCCCTGCTGGACCTGGCCGCCGAAGGCATAGGCCGGATATTTGAGATCACCAAAGAGGCAGGCTGGTGA
- the trxA gene encoding thioredoxin: MSNIKAIGSADFEQEVLKADLPVLVDFWATWCGPCKMLAPIIDQLAGEYEGKVRFVKVDIDDNGDLAQQYGIMSIPTVILFKGGSVEARTVGLQPKPALKKLLDAAL; this comes from the coding sequence ATGAGCAACATCAAAGCTATAGGCTCTGCCGATTTTGAGCAGGAAGTATTGAAGGCGGATCTGCCGGTGCTGGTGGACTTTTGGGCCACCTGGTGCGGCCCCTGCAAGATGCTGGCCCCCATCATTGACCAGCTGGCCGGGGAATACGAGGGCAAGGTCCGGTTTGTCAAGGTGGATATAGACGACAACGGCGACCTGGCTCAGCAGTACGGCATCATGAGCATCCCCACCGTCATACTCTTCAAGGGCGGCAGCGTGGAAGCCCGCACCGTGGGTCTTCAGCCCAAGCCCGCCCTGAAAAAGCTGCTGGACGCCGCTCTCTGA
- a CDS encoding galactokinase: MKARYEELRRRFEDVYKGEPEAFVKSPGRVDLLGIHTDYNDGFVLPIAIDLNVLACGRRTGGDTVSIHSMNKNETSVFSLGDLQSDERYKWSNYSRGVIKYLLEAGARLGGAEIALSSNVPIGSGLSSSAALENATGVLMQTLFGFEMSGPEMALVGQKAENLFVGVSTGIMDQFVSRNGKKDHALFLDCRSLEYRQLPLDCSRYKVVVCNTMKRRGLVDSEYGARRAQCEEAVAALQKHYPEVRALRDATLDMINRHKDELTEKQYMRARHVITENNRGLEAIRVLNAGDFEAFGRLMDQSHDSARDDYEVSCPELEAMVKAAREAPGSLSGRLAGAGFGGCAVSLVEASRVKDFAEYVRREYPRATGLEPEVWVLSAEDGAGPVAPSELN, from the coding sequence TTGAAAGCGCGATACGAAGAGCTGAGACGCCGATTTGAAGACGTCTACAAAGGAGAGCCGGAGGCCTTTGTAAAGAGCCCCGGACGGGTGGACCTGCTGGGCATCCACACGGATTACAACGACGGCTTTGTCCTCCCCATTGCCATAGACCTGAACGTGCTGGCCTGCGGCCGCCGGACCGGCGGAGACACCGTGTCCATCCATTCCATGAACAAAAACGAGACCTCCGTATTCAGCCTGGGGGACCTGCAGTCCGACGAAAGGTATAAGTGGAGCAACTACTCGAGAGGGGTCATCAAATATCTGCTGGAGGCGGGGGCCCGGTTGGGCGGAGCCGAAATAGCCCTGTCAAGCAACGTGCCCATAGGCAGCGGCCTCAGCTCCTCGGCGGCTCTGGAAAACGCCACCGGGGTCTTGATGCAGACTCTGTTCGGCTTTGAGATGTCCGGGCCGGAGATGGCTCTGGTGGGCCAGAAGGCCGAGAACCTGTTTGTGGGCGTGAGCACCGGCATCATGGACCAGTTCGTGTCCCGCAACGGCAAAAAGGACCACGCCCTGTTTCTGGACTGCCGCAGCCTGGAATACAGGCAGCTGCCTCTGGACTGCAGCCGCTATAAGGTGGTGGTGTGCAACACCATGAAGCGGCGGGGGCTGGTGGACAGCGAATACGGAGCCCGGCGGGCCCAGTGCGAAGAGGCCGTGGCCGCGCTGCAAAAGCATTATCCGGAGGTCCGGGCCCTCAGGGACGCCACTCTGGACATGATAAACAGGCACAAGGACGAGCTCACGGAAAAGCAGTATATGAGAGCCCGCCACGTGATCACCGAGAACAACCGGGGCCTGGAGGCCATCAGGGTGCTGAATGCCGGCGACTTCGAGGCCTTTGGCAGGCTCATGGACCAAAGCCACGATTCGGCCAGAGACGACTATGAGGTGTCCTGTCCCGAGCTGGAGGCCATGGTCAAGGCTGCCAGAGAGGCTCCCGGCTCCCTGTCGGGCCGTCTGGCAGGCGCCGGCTTCGGAGGCTGCGCCGTCAGTCTGGTGGAGGCCTCCCGGGTAAAGGATTTCGCAGAATACGTCCGGAGAGAATATCCCCGGGCCACCGGGCTGGAGCCGGAGGTGTGGGTGCTGTCCGCCGAGGACGGCGCCGGGCCCGTGGCTCCCTCGGAGCTGAACTAA